ATACTGAATATTTAACGCCAGTATCGTGCCAGTATCACTGCCTTTGGTGAACAGTGACTCCAAAGTTGCCCAAAATCTATAGTTTCTTTTCTTTGACGGCAGCGGATTTTCGAAAGTTCCTTATTGTTTGGGATCACAAAACGAAATCTGGGCAACCGACGATACTTTCTGTGGCAATCTACACAGCTGAAGGCCAAGGTCAGCGTgggcgaaaagcgaaaacaaaacctTCAAGGGAGACTTTGTTTCAAATAACATGGAAAGTGTAAAGATATTGGGCTAAACTTGTTTGTGGCCAAAACAAGTCTGTGGACTTACTTTGTTGACTTTATTTTACCACACGTGCTGAAAGTGAGAAATGGTGTTAAAacgctttaaaataaaatcgagACATGCAATATGTTTTTTGGTATAAGATTAAAGTTAAAACTACTGAAGATTTGTTgatttctttaattaaaatcatagGTTTTCAGCACAATCCTAATGCACATGACTtcctttaatattttctttccaaATTGAAACACTGGCAAAAACACTGTGCGTTTGCTGCTCATTAACATTTGGCATGAGGCAAGTTAATTTCTGCTTTTGGCTGCGATTTTATGGCCGGGAATTGAATGAGTGTCtgctggaaatggaaattcatTAAGACACTTACATacagaggagcaggagcagcagcagactcACACAGACTCTGAGACACTTGGCTAACACGCACACAGCGTCACTGAAGCGTGATGGTTTTTTGGCGGCGGAAAATTGAGGGAAAATCgaaggaaaatgggggaaagtCTGGTAAACTCTGGGAGCGGGACTCTCATATCAATTAGGCACGCTCAGCAGCGGATATGAgtagttaattaaaaagatCGGGACGCGGGAAGAGTTAATATGCGATGTGTGAACTGCTATAAAATTTAGCAACCCAAAAGGACAAAGGACGATGCTGTGAAAGCGATTGTTTCGCTCTTAAATTTTCGGTCCTTACAACGCTCATGCTAATGTCAACCCATTATATCTGTGGATCTGCGGTCACCACTTGAGGCACAGGTGCTTCAGGTGTTCCTGGTGCTGTGGATTGAAGTTCTGTGGGGGACAACAGCACAAAGCTGCTGTGTAatcaaaaacttttatttctgATTTTGCTGAAAATCTAATTATAAATGCGTTGTGGAAATGTGGCTCTTTTTTTCCGGTTCACCTCGTTTCGGGGTCTGGGTTTCATACATACAGGACACATGCTGAATGGTTTGTGACTGTCGTATCCTGAGTATCCTGCTGTTTATTCCCGGCGATTGGGGATTGTCGTTCATGTGCCAAGTCGTAAACGGGAGCCTGTTGGGCTCCGATCTGGTGTTTGTCCTGAAAagcaataaatttttaaataattgcgAGATTTCAGCGGAAGCGTAAAGCGCAAAGTATGCATAAACGGTTTGTAAAGTTTGAATAATTGAAACGTGtctatatatccatatatctTAAAGCGGTGAAGTTACACATTTATGTTGTGGAAATCTGAGTAGCTcaagtatttgtatttactcTTGAACTTCGGTATTTTAATCTAAAATCAGTTGGGCTCGATTCGTTAAGCCATTGAGTAATGCGGGTGCAGATAAGCCGGTGCACTTTCCCGGAAATTTTAGCCCGTATATTCAGGCATTAAGCAAATGGGCCAATAACCCTAAGCTCAGTTGCCGTGCAATTTAGATTTATGGTCGGTATAAACTATGCACAAAATTAGCTTCTCTGTGCGTCTTTTATTTGGCCATAACCCAACCAACTGTAGCGCATTTGGCCCAGTGTCTGGCCCACTTCttcacttttttttctttttgctccAACAACAGGAATAGACAAACAGAACTACCCTTTTGTGACCGTTTCAATGCAAATACGTTTGTGGGAAGACATAGGGATACCTTTTCTATTTGTCGGGATTGTGGCCCGTGGCCACACGGGCGGAATTGGGGGGCCATGCCATGTCCATATTTAAGCAGCCAAACAACGGctggcgaaataaaaaaattactttGTTTGCAGCTCGGTGAGAACATGGTCACGGCATGTGTCACGTAGCTGCCAAAATATGTGAGCGAGTCCTGGGAAATGACAAGGACCTACCAGGACTTCTTTTTTTATCCGCGGGAAAGCATAATTCGGAACGGATGAACATTGCAAAAACAGAGCAAAAACTAAAGCGAGCAAAATGATGACGATCTGGTTCAGAATTATCTATAATTAAATTCTGACTGGTGCAAGTTCAAaccgaaaataataaatgcacGCTGGTATTAGTTGCTGCTTGGAAGGTTGTGTTATGCAAATTGTCATTGGCCCTTCGAATTCAAGTTGATTCGCGTCACGAGCTGAAGAAATGTTGTAACTTGAATCattgaataaattaacaagttgtatttgttgttgataaTCTCGAAGCCGTTTACCATTGGTGTTTGCCGAAGAGCAAAATTCGACTTTGATTTTGACGTATTGAGGTTGTGTCAGTGCTCCACCCAAGTTCATGGTTTTAAAGGGTATTTATAGGCGTTTTCTGCAGAGTAGCAGGAGATTCTTCAGtacatgttttaaaaatgtaaaatactTGCATTAATTTAAGTTAGCTTTGGTGTATTTATGTTATTGCACATTTGTATACCCGTAACTCGTAGTTTAGGAAAGTATGTCCCTATATCTATTCCTTATCAGGACACTGgcagagtcgatctggccatgtccgtctgtccgtatgtctCTCAATTCGCCCGTCTCTCTTTTCGCCCGTCCGTCCTTTTGTCcttccgtctgtctgtccgtccctCCGTATGTtcgtccgttcgtctgtctgtccatctgtctgtccgtccctCCGTCCCACCGTCCCTCCGTCCTCTTTGACtatccgtccgtccgtctgtccgtcagtctgtctgtccgtccgtccgacCTACAGaccgtccgtttgtccgtcaGTTGgtatgtctgtccgtccgttcgtctgtccgttcatctgtccgtccgtctacttgtccgtccgtccgtacgtctgtctgtccgtccctccgtccgtttgtctatttgtccgtcagtctgtctgtccgtccctccgtccgtttgtctatttgtccgtcagtctgtctgtccgtccgtttgtccgtcaGTTGGTATGTCTAtccgtccgttcgtctgtccgtccgtcggTCTGCCCGTCCGTATGAAAGACGACATCTCAGGAACTGTAAAAGCTAACAAGTTGAGATTATACTTGCATTATTCAAAAAACAATGACGCAGTGCAAATTTTTTTCCcttatgttgccacgcccacttttcactttaaaaacacttcttttttttttatatatagaaagaaaaatgaaattaaaattcttttaCTGTTTTTTCTTCCCCATTTTATCTAAATATTCCAGAAAGAAACGAGTATGGAATAGCCGGGGAACTGGACTATAGAGTTGTCTGttgcttaaattttttttcgatctacatatgtacatatatatttctgtaaaaaaaaatacagtaACTTTCTTTGGATAATAATCTCACCTTCACCTTCATTACGGAGTATACAATAGTCGTCATTATCCCATTAGGGGAGCTCCATATCTTGCATTAATGACTGAAAACGTGTGGCCAAAAGCAGTTTATTGGGCGAAATATGGGTCGCTCTGCATGCCCGACTTGTTTGCATATTCGgagtctgtgtctgtgtctgcaTGCTCTGTGTTGGCTTTGTCTTTGACTATCGGATCGGAGCACTATAAATAGTCAATCGGGGGCCCAGAGTGACAGCATTAGCCCCTCGGTCAacaaaccagcagcagcaacatgtacAAGCTCGTAAGTGGATAAATGGATAACAGATTCCGTCTGCATGGATCCAGTGATTTAATTGGACTATTCTATACCATTAGCTCCTCGTCGTCGCCCTCTTCGGATGCGCCCTGGCCGCGCCACTGAACGATGATGTCATCACCAAGTTCCTGGCCAACCAGGATACGGACGGCACCTACGCCTACGACATCGAGCAGGCTAGCGGTATCCAGATTAAGGAGCAGGGTCTTGCCGGCCACAATGCTCAGGGATCCTTCTCCTACACCTCCCCCGAGGGCATTCCCGTCCAGGTGGTGTACACCGCCGACGAGTTCGGCTTCCACCCACAGTCCAACTTGCTGCCCACTCCCCCACCAATCCCAGAGGAGATCCTGCAATCCATCCGTTACATCCAGGAGCACCCCACTCCCGAGGAACTGGCTGATCGCGAAGTTCGCGCCCGTCAGATCTAGAAAAGGATTGACAATAGTAATCTTAAGCTTGCCAAAGTAGTCTACACACGATGTGTTCATCATCCCAGCCATTCGATTAAACCACATCCAGCTTTCTGTTGGTGTTAATTCCACTTATTTGCGGACTATCTAATTTGCTTGGGAAAGAACTAATTAGTGGGACAATATAATAGATTTTATTCCAGCTGAAGCGGAGGCAATGCTCCGCACCTCATACTGAATATTTAACGCCAGTATCGTGCCAGTATCATTGCCTTTGGTGAACAGTGACTCAAAGTTGCCCAAAATCTATAGTTTCTTTTCTTTGACGGCAGCGGATTTTCGAAAGTTCCTTATTGTTTGGGATCACAAAACGAAATCTGGGCAACCGACGATACTTTCTGTGGCAATCTACACAGCTGAAGGCCAAGGTCAGCGTgggcgaaaagcgaaaacaaaacctTCAAGGGAGACTTTGTTTCAAATAACATGGAAAGTGTAAAGATATTGGGCTAAACTTGTTTGTGGCCAAAACAAGTCTGTGGACTTACTTTGTTGACTTTATTTTACCACACGTGCTGAAAGTGAGAAATGGTGTTAAAacgctttaaaataaaatcgagACATGCAATATGTTTTTTGGTATAAGATTAAAGTTAAAACTACTGAAGATTTGTTgatttctttaattaaaatcatagGTTTTCAGCACAATCCTAATGCACATGACTtcctttaatattttctttccaaATTGAAACACTGGCAAAAACACTGTGCGTTTGCTGCTCATTAACATTTGACATGAGGCAAGTTAATTTCTGCTTTTGGCTGCGATTTTATGGCCGGGAATTGAATGAGTGTCtgctggaaatggaaattcatTAAGACACTTACATacagaggagcaggagcagcagcagactcACACAGACTCTGAGACACTTGGCTAACACGCACACAGCGTCACTGAAGCGTGATGGTTTTTTGGCGGCGGAAAATTGAGGGAAAATCgaaggaaaatgggggaaagtCTGGTAAACTCTGGGAGCGGGACTCTCATATCAATTAGGCACGCTCAGCAGCGGATATGAgtagttaattaaaaagatCGGGACGCGGGAAGAGTTAATATGCGATGTGTGAACTGCTATAAAATTTAGCAACCCAAAAGGACAAAGGACGATGCTGTGAAAGCGATTGTTTCGCTCTTAAATTTTCGGTCCTTACAACGCTCATGCTAATGTCAACCCATTATATCTGTGGATCTGCGGTCACCACTTAAAAGGAACAGGTGCTTCAGGTGTTCCTGGTGCTGTGGATTGAAGTTCTGCGGGGGACAACAGCACAAAGCTGCTGTGTAatcaaaaacttttatttctgATTTTGCTGAAAATCTAATTATAAATGCGTTGTGGAAATGTGGCTCTTTTTTTCCGGTTCACCTCGTTTTGGGGTTTGGGTCTCCAGGACACATACTGAATGGCTTGTGACTGTCGTATCCTGCTGTTTATTCCCGGCGATTGTCGTTCATGTGCCAAGTCGTAAACGGGAGCCTGTTGGGCTCCGATCTGGTGTTTGTCCTGAAAagcaataaatttttaaataattgcgAGATTTCAGCGGAAGCGTAAAGCGCAAAATATGCATAAACGGTTTGTAAAGTTTGAATAATTGAAACGTGTCTATATTTCCATATATCTTAAAGCGGTGAGGTTACACATTTATGTTGTGGAAATCTAAGTAACtcaagtatttatatttactctTGAGCTTCTGTATTTTAATCTAAAATCTGTTGGGCTCGATTCGTTAAGCGTTTGAGTAATGCGGGTGCAGATAAGCCGGTGCACTTTCCCGGAAATTTGAGCCCGTATATTCAGGCATTAAGCAAATGGGCCAATAACCCTAAGCTCAGTTGCCGTGCAATTTAGATTTATGGTCGGTATAAACTATGCACAAAATTAGCTTCTCTGTGCGTCTTTTATTTGGCCATAACCAAACCAACTGTAGCGCATTTGGCCCAGTGTCTGGCCCACTTCTTcacttttttttctctttgctCCAACAACAGGAATAGACAAACAGAACTACCCTTTTGTGACCGTTTCAATGCAAATACGTTTGTGGGAAGACATAGGGATACCTTTTCTATTTGTCGGGATTGCGAGTGGCCACGGGCGGAATTGAGGGGCCATGCCATGTCCATATTTAAGCAGCCAAACAACGGctggcgaaataaaaaaattactttGTTTGCAGCTCGGTGAGAACATGGTCACGGCATGTGTCACGTAGCTGCCAAAATATGAGAGCAAGGACCTGCCAGGACTCCTTTTCTCCTTCGCGGAAAAGCATAACCCGGAACGGGCGAGCATTTCAATTAAGCAAAAACTGAAGCGAGCAAAATGATGACCGGAGTGGGAGCCATTCAGCCCTTTTGTTGTATTCATATTTATAGGGATTCgcaggaaattaatttccctTTAACATTCTTCAGCTGGCGAAGGGAATATCCAACTTTAATGCCTTACttacttttcactttccacttttcacttttcatttgcTGTGCAATTTTTCTCTCACAACCGAAAAAAAGTATGTGGGTATGGGCAACGCAACGAAAAACATTCACTGGCAGTATTAATAACAATAGTTCCGGCCATTTGAGATGGTCAGTTGATGGCGGGGGGGAAACGAATGCCCAGACTTTTGACTTTTGctagcaaaatgaaaaataatttcccACAATAATTGCTAAGGAAAACTTTCGGGTGAGTGAAGTGCTGAATTTTCGCTCATTCTCTTGAAATACCAATACGAATGACAGCGGCCATAGCTAAACAGACAAACGAAACCAATTTATTCCCAAGTAAAAATCAATAGTCAAGTAGCAGGAGAAATGGGGGACCAACTAACGTGGAAAtcgtaaaaagaaaaacgtcaAATTCTTTAGAGGCGACAAAATTGTGTGTCCAagtggcagtgtgtgtgtgtgtggtgccCCATCAGCGATGTGTACGTGAAGATGCCACCTCGAATCGACAGTTTTGCCGGACACTCAGCCGTCATTCGATGGCCTCCATGCCCCATTCTCCATTCTTCACTCTCCTCGCTCCTCGACTGCCCTTTGCCGTACATGGGTGCACTTATATCCGTATCGGTCGTCCGCCTTCCGGAATCCGTTTTCGTTAACAACTGCGCCCCAAAGTAGCGCACAAGGAtggctgcaacagcaacagcaacaatggcagccAGGACGACAAGGACAACAGCGGTGGCGCTGAATGGTAAAATATGCATTTGACATGCGATGAAGCACAGTGAATGCACCGAGAAAAGTGCGCACGAAAGGTGGTAGTTTAGCATATTTAAGTGTGTTGAATGTCAGCGCCGTATATTTGGGAATAAGAATAAGAAATAAGCATTATTGTGGATATGAGGGAGTGCTGAATACATTAACTGATACCGCATATATGTACTGGCATCTTACATATAGTATCTCCTCTGTATTTTTCATCACTTCTTTTTCAAAGACTTCTTGACATCACTACTTAATATCTCATTCGATTTGATTAATCgctcatttttgtaattagtttaccattttgttcagtGCACCGCAACCCCATGGATTGCTTGCTTATTCGCGGTCATTTGTTTAAAGTTCCAATTAATTGGACCGCATTTTATGAATGAGTGAAGCGAACTGGCGGCGATAAGCCAGAAATATGTTCTTCACTTTAGATGTGACATTTTGATTGCTACCGCATATGTACAAGTTAATTTCCAGCGCCAGCTGAAAAGTATgccatgttttttttgtacagCTGCAATGTAATTACACGAGAAGTTCAATG
This genomic interval from Drosophila teissieri strain GT53w chromosome 3L, Prin_Dtei_1.1, whole genome shotgun sequence contains the following:
- the LOC122617875 gene encoding pupal cuticle protein Edg-78E-like — encoded protein: MYKLLLVVALFGCALAAPLNDDVITKFLANQDTDGTYAYDIEQASGIQIKEQGLAGHNAQGSFSYTSPEGIPVQVVYTADEFGFHPQSNLLPTPPPIPEEILQSIRYIQEHPTPEELADREVRARQI